One Peterkaempfera bronchialis DNA window includes the following coding sequences:
- a CDS encoding shikimate kinase, which translates to MGAGKTTVGRLLAEHLGVSFRDTDEDIEQRAGQPIPDIFVDHGEEHFRALEAAAVRDALAAHPGVLALGGGAILDPATRALLAAHPVAFLDVGVHDGVKRVGLDAPRPLLAINPRARWRELMEARRPLYLEVARAVVATDGREPAEVADAVLEALELKTV; encoded by the coding sequence ATGGGGGCAGGCAAGACCACCGTCGGCCGGCTGCTCGCCGAACACCTAGGGGTGTCCTTCCGGGACACCGACGAGGACATCGAGCAGCGCGCCGGACAGCCGATCCCCGACATCTTCGTCGACCACGGCGAGGAGCACTTCCGCGCCCTGGAGGCGGCTGCCGTACGGGACGCGCTGGCCGCTCACCCGGGCGTACTGGCCCTCGGCGGCGGGGCGATCCTGGACCCGGCGACCCGGGCCCTGCTCGCCGCCCACCCGGTGGCCTTCCTCGACGTGGGCGTGCACGACGGCGTCAAGCGGGTCGGACTGGACGCGCCCCGCCCGCTGCTGGCGATCAACCCCCGGGCCCGCTGGCGCGAGCTGATGGAGGCCCGCCGCCCGCTCTACCTGGAGGTGGCCCGCGCCGTGGTCGCCACCGACGGCCGCGAGCCCGCCGAGGTCGCCGACGCCGTCCTCGAAGCCCTGGAGTTGAAGACCGTATGA
- the aroB gene encoding 3-dehydroquinate synthase, translating into MTGTPVRIPVGGDAPYDVLVGSHLLGELPGLLGTKARRVAVIHPEALAATGEAIREDLAAQGYEAIALQVPNAEDAKSAEVAAYCWSVLGQTGFTRSDAVVGVGGGSTTDLAGFVAASWLRGVRWVAMPTTLLGMVDAAVGGKTGINIAEGKNLVGAFHPPAGVLADLATLETVPRHDYISGLAEVIKAGFIADPVILDLVEADPQGATTPAGPHTLELIERAVRVKAEVVSGDLKESGRREILNYGHTLGHAIERNERYKWRHGAAVSVGMVFAAELGRVAGRLDDATADRHRAVLASVGLPLTYRADAWPRLLDAMKIDKKSRADMLRFIVLDGLGKPAVLEAPDPSLLVAAYAEVAG; encoded by the coding sequence ATGACTGGCACACCTGTCCGCATCCCCGTCGGCGGGGACGCCCCGTACGACGTCCTGGTCGGCAGCCACCTGCTCGGCGAACTGCCCGGCCTGCTCGGCACCAAGGCCCGGCGGGTCGCGGTGATCCACCCCGAGGCGCTGGCCGCCACCGGGGAGGCCATCCGCGAGGACCTGGCGGCGCAGGGCTATGAGGCCATCGCCCTCCAGGTGCCCAACGCCGAGGACGCCAAGAGCGCCGAGGTCGCCGCGTACTGCTGGTCGGTGCTCGGCCAGACCGGCTTCACCCGCAGCGACGCCGTGGTCGGCGTCGGCGGCGGCTCCACCACCGACCTGGCGGGCTTTGTCGCCGCCAGCTGGCTGCGCGGGGTGCGCTGGGTCGCCATGCCCACCACCCTGCTGGGCATGGTGGACGCGGCGGTCGGCGGCAAGACCGGGATCAACATCGCCGAGGGCAAGAACCTGGTCGGCGCCTTCCACCCGCCCGCCGGGGTGCTCGCCGACCTGGCGACCCTGGAGACGGTGCCGCGCCATGACTACATCAGCGGCCTGGCCGAGGTGATCAAGGCCGGGTTCATCGCCGACCCGGTCATCCTGGACCTGGTGGAGGCCGACCCGCAGGGCGCCACCACCCCCGCCGGTCCGCACACCCTGGAGCTGATCGAGCGGGCCGTACGGGTGAAGGCCGAGGTGGTCTCCGGCGACCTCAAGGAGTCCGGCCGCCGCGAGATCCTCAACTACGGCCACACCCTGGGCCATGCCATCGAGCGCAATGAGCGCTACAAGTGGCGGCACGGCGCCGCCGTCTCCGTCGGCATGGTCTTCGCCGCCGAACTGGGCCGGGTCGCCGGGCGGCTGGACGACGCCACCGCCGACCGGCACCGGGCCGTACTGGCCTCCGTCGGCCTGCCGCTGACCTACCGCGCGGACGCCTGGCCCCGGCTGCTGGACGCCATGAAGATCGACAAGAAGTCGCGGGCGGACATGCTGCGCTTCATCGTGCTGGACGGCCTGGGCAAGCCCGCCGTGCTGGAGGCCCCCGACCCCTCGCTGCTGGTCGCCGCGTACGCGGAGGTGGCCGGGTGA
- the aroQ gene encoding type II 3-dehydroquinate dehydratase — MTAVLVINGPNLGRLGSREPDVYGSTSYAGLVERCTALGKELGLEVEVRETNDEGELIRWLHEAADGRIPVVLNPGAFTHYSYGMRDAAAQRTAPLIEVHISNPYTREEFRHTSVVAGVASGTVAGFGIGSYELALRALAEGLTSG; from the coding sequence GTGACCGCCGTCCTGGTGATCAACGGGCCCAACCTCGGCCGCCTCGGCAGCCGCGAGCCGGACGTCTACGGCTCCACCTCCTACGCGGGCCTGGTCGAGCGCTGCACCGCGCTGGGCAAGGAGCTGGGCCTGGAGGTGGAGGTCCGGGAGACCAATGACGAGGGCGAGCTGATCCGCTGGCTGCACGAGGCCGCCGACGGCCGGATCCCGGTGGTGCTCAACCCCGGCGCCTTCACGCACTACTCGTACGGGATGCGGGACGCCGCCGCGCAGCGCACCGCGCCGCTGATCGAGGTGCACATCTCCAACCCGTACACCCGCGAGGAGTTCCGGCACACCTCGGTGGTCGCGGGGGTCGCCTCCGGCACCGTCGCGGGGTTCGGCATCGGCTCCTACGAGCTGGCCCTGCGGGCCCTCGCCGAGGGGCTGACCAGCGGCTGA
- a CDS encoding AAA family ATPase: MRAGLLRTTPSSSPTPTPSSRSSSRTPAAAPSAAVPADRPPPGGAAPRAHPPPVPAGATGHFPLPPGTAAQLPAPAARPHPHAPAGPIAVLLIGPAGAGKTTVARHWAELRTTPTAHISLDDVREWVRAGFANPQSGWNDHSEAQYRLARRTCGFACRNYLANGISCIVDDAVFPDRPAIGLGGWKRHLGPGVIPVVLLPGLESVLARNARRSGTRRLGDEEVARIHGRMAGWYNSGLPIIDNSRLDVQATAAALDQVIAARLAGLPPR; the protein is encoded by the coding sequence GTGCGGGCTGGCCTGCTCCGCACCACCCCCAGCAGCAGCCCCACCCCCACCCCCAGCAGCCGCAGCAGCAGCCGCACCCCAGCAGCCGCCCCGTCCGCCGCAGTACCCGCAGACCGGCCACCACCCGGCGGTGCAGCCCCCCGTGCCCACCCGCCCCCGGTACCGGCCGGGGCCACCGGGCACTTCCCGCTGCCGCCGGGCACCGCCGCCCAGCTCCCCGCCCCCGCCGCCCGGCCGCACCCGCATGCCCCGGCCGGGCCGATCGCGGTGCTGCTGATCGGACCGGCCGGGGCGGGCAAGACCACCGTCGCCCGCCACTGGGCCGAGCTGCGCACCACCCCGACCGCCCACATCAGCCTGGACGACGTCCGCGAGTGGGTGCGGGCGGGCTTCGCCAACCCCCAGTCGGGCTGGAACGACCACTCCGAGGCCCAGTACCGGCTGGCCCGCCGCACCTGCGGCTTCGCCTGCCGCAACTACCTGGCCAACGGCATCTCCTGCATCGTCGACGACGCCGTCTTCCCCGACCGCCCCGCCATCGGCCTCGGCGGCTGGAAGCGCCACCTCGGCCCCGGCGTGATCCCGGTGGTGCTGCTGCCCGGCCTGGAGTCGGTGCTGGCCCGCAACGCCCGCCGCAGCGGCACCCGCCGGCTCGGCGACGAGGAGGTCGCCCGCATCCACGGCCGGATGGCCGGCTGGTACAACTCCGGGCTGCCGATCATCGACAACAGCCGGCTGGACGTCCAGGCCACCGCCGCCGCCCTCGACCAGGTGATCGCCGCCCGGCTGGCGGGCCTCCCTCCCCGGTAG
- a CDS encoding M24 family metallopeptidase, translated as MADVHAARRERLRDRCGALAADAALVTRPANVWYLTGAEPDGAALLLTRDRAVLAVPEEVPQDAEGLLLQQPEDVQRLEVPPGADPAVSAATAAARYRVAVLAVEEHDLTVARHRAVAEAAAPARPTDLDRAVEQLRLVKDEEEITALRISAEIADQALGELLESILVGRTERHLAMELERRMVDHGADCAAFPVSIGTGTHAGLAGHLPTDRRVEEGDFLTVALGARYRGYGASAARTFVIGTAPAQWQIDLHAVVFAAQRAGREALQPGTPCHEADRAVREVLQAAGHTEAPPRPVGHGVGLEIAEEPRLGPGDMGKLDARVPVTIGPGVHLPGRGGVRIEDTLVVRPLGEGGPELLTITTKELLAL; from the coding sequence ATGGCCGATGTGCACGCAGCCCGTCGTGAACGCCTCCGGGACAGGTGCGGGGCCCTGGCCGCCGACGCCGCGCTGGTGACCCGCCCGGCGAACGTGTGGTACCTGACGGGCGCCGAGCCGGACGGGGCGGCGCTGCTGCTCACCCGGGACCGGGCGGTGCTCGCCGTACCGGAGGAGGTGCCGCAGGACGCCGAGGGCCTGCTGCTCCAGCAGCCCGAGGACGTCCAGCGGCTGGAGGTGCCGCCGGGCGCCGACCCGGCGGTGTCGGCGGCCACCGCCGCCGCCCGCTACCGGGTCGCGGTGCTGGCGGTGGAGGAGCACGACCTGACGGTCGCCCGCCACCGGGCGGTCGCCGAGGCCGCCGCCCCGGCACGCCCCACCGACCTGGACCGGGCGGTGGAGCAGCTGCGCCTGGTCAAGGACGAGGAGGAGATCACCGCCCTGCGGATCTCCGCCGAGATCGCCGACCAGGCGCTGGGCGAGCTGCTGGAGTCCATCCTGGTGGGCCGGACCGAGCGGCATCTGGCTATGGAGCTGGAGCGCCGGATGGTGGACCACGGCGCGGACTGCGCCGCCTTCCCGGTCTCCATCGGCACCGGGACCCACGCGGGCCTGGCCGGGCATCTGCCCACCGACCGCAGGGTGGAGGAGGGCGACTTCCTCACCGTCGCCCTGGGCGCCCGCTACCGGGGCTACGGCGCGTCGGCCGCCCGGACCTTTGTGATCGGCACCGCGCCGGCGCAGTGGCAGATCGATCTGCACGCGGTGGTCTTCGCCGCCCAGCGGGCCGGTCGGGAGGCCCTGCAACCAGGCACTCCCTGCCATGAGGCGGACCGTGCGGTGCGGGAGGTGCTACAGGCGGCAGGCCATACGGAGGCCCCGCCGAGGCCGGTCGGACACGGCGTGGGACTGGAGATCGCCGAGGAGCCGCGACTCGGACCCGGGGACATGGGTAAACTGGACGCTCGTGTGCCGGTCACCATCGGCCCGGGGGTCCACCTTCCGGGTCGGGGCGGTGTCCGGATCGAGGACACACTCGTGGTCCGCCCCCTCGGAGAGGGCGGTCCCGAGCTGCTCACCATCACCACCAAGGAGCTCCTCGCCCTGTGA
- the efp gene encoding elongation factor P: MATTNDLKNGMVLKLDNGQLWSVVEFQHVKPGKGGAFVRTKLKHVLSGKVVDKTFNAGTKVETATVDKRGMQFSYKDGSDFVFMDTDTFEQMPISPEVVGDAANYLLEGFEAVVAIYEGQALYVELPASVELVIEYTEPGVQGDRSTGGTKPARLETGYEIAVPLFITTGEKVKVDTRDGGYLGRVNS, from the coding sequence GTGGCGACCACGAACGACCTCAAGAACGGCATGGTGCTCAAGCTCGACAATGGCCAGCTCTGGTCTGTCGTCGAGTTCCAGCACGTCAAGCCCGGCAAGGGCGGCGCCTTCGTCCGCACCAAGCTCAAGCACGTGCTCTCCGGCAAGGTGGTCGACAAGACCTTCAACGCCGGTACCAAGGTCGAGACGGCCACCGTGGACAAGCGCGGTATGCAGTTCTCGTACAAGGACGGCAGCGACTTCGTGTTCATGGACACGGACACCTTCGAGCAGATGCCGATCAGCCCGGAGGTCGTGGGCGACGCCGCGAACTACCTCCTGGAGGGCTTCGAGGCCGTCGTGGCGATCTACGAGGGCCAGGCGCTCTATGTGGAGCTGCCGGCCTCCGTCGAGCTGGTGATCGAGTACACCGAGCCCGGTGTGCAGGGCGACCGCTCCACCGGCGGCACCAAGCCGGCCCGCCTGGAGACCGGCTACGAGATCGCCGTGCCGCTCTTCATCACCACCGGCGAGAAGGTCAAGGTCGACACCCGCGACGGCGGCTACCTCGGCCGGGTGAACAGCTAA